From Calditrichota bacterium, one genomic window encodes:
- a CDS encoding SMC-Scp complex subunit ScpB, with protein MEFETAKEIIEALIFASDAPVTLQRIRAALEEVDAELLERVVEQLNDDYREHGHAFEIRRVAGGFQMFTRPHLAQWVRKYHRGRARQRLSRAALEALAIIAFKQPISRTEVAAVRGVNSDGV; from the coding sequence ATGGAGTTCGAGACCGCCAAGGAGATCATTGAGGCGCTCATCTTCGCCTCGGATGCGCCAGTCACCTTGCAGCGCATCCGGGCAGCACTGGAAGAGGTCGACGCGGAACTGCTGGAGCGGGTAGTAGAGCAGCTCAATGACGACTATCGGGAGCACGGACACGCCTTTGAAATCAGGCGCGTGGCCGGAGGTTTTCAGATGTTCACGCGCCCTCACCTCGCCCAGTGGGTGCGCAAGTACCACCGCGGGCGGGCGCGGCAGCGCCTGTCGCGCGCGGCTCTGGAGGCGCTGGCCATCATTGCCTTCAAACAGCCGATCAGCAGGACTGAGGTGGCTGCAGTCCGTGGCGTGAATTCCGATGGTGTG